Proteins found in one Subtercola endophyticus genomic segment:
- a CDS encoding MBL fold metallo-hydrolase, whose amino-acid sequence MDAGATTGADHWLIGEIPITKHVEMLYWSPLSPAIAQGWDSGSLEEVLAMKDWLEPTWMNEAGEIAAGVHSFLIETPDGKRLIVDTGIGNDKQRAAAMFSGLHTDFLDRLTEIGWSPETVDGVICTHLHIDHTGWNTILVDGEWRPTFPNARYYFVRSEYEHWKSYADDPEAGSGYTSDWARQMVDGAAVFNDSVRPIADAGLMELVQSDATIAPGVRLVPSPGHTPGHVCVVIESNGESAVITGDMAHSIYQVARPEWSSQLDTDMDQSRATRKRLVAEWADSGTLVLGTHFGPPTCGHVHSDGEHYRID is encoded by the coding sequence ATGGATGCAGGGGCCACCACGGGTGCAGACCACTGGCTGATCGGGGAGATCCCGATCACCAAACACGTCGAGATGCTGTACTGGTCGCCGCTCAGCCCGGCGATCGCACAGGGCTGGGACAGCGGGTCGCTGGAGGAGGTGCTCGCCATGAAGGACTGGCTGGAGCCGACGTGGATGAACGAGGCCGGTGAGATCGCGGCCGGCGTGCACTCGTTCTTGATCGAGACTCCCGACGGCAAGCGCCTGATCGTCGACACCGGCATCGGAAACGACAAACAGCGCGCCGCCGCGATGTTCTCCGGCCTGCATACCGACTTCCTCGACCGCCTCACCGAGATCGGCTGGTCACCCGAGACCGTCGACGGTGTGATCTGCACGCACCTGCACATCGACCACACGGGTTGGAACACGATCCTGGTCGACGGCGAGTGGCGCCCCACGTTCCCCAATGCCCGCTACTACTTCGTGCGATCGGAGTACGAGCACTGGAAGAGCTACGCCGACGACCCCGAGGCTGGCAGCGGTTACACCTCCGACTGGGCACGTCAGATGGTCGACGGCGCCGCCGTGTTCAACGACTCCGTGCGCCCGATCGCCGACGCGGGCCTGATGGAGCTGGTCCAATCGGATGCGACGATCGCCCCGGGTGTGCGCTTGGTGCCGTCGCCCGGGCACACCCCCGGGCACGTCTGCGTCGTGATCGAGTCCAACGGCGAATCCGCCGTGATCACGGGCGACATGGCCCACTCGATCTACCAGGTCGCCCGCCCCGAATGGTCGTCCCAGCTAGACACCGACATGGACCAGTCCCGCGCCACCCGCAAGCGCCTGGTCGCCGAATGGGCCGACTCGGGAACCCTCGTTCTCGGCACCCACTTCGGCCCGCCCACCTGCGGCCACGTGCACTCCGACGGCGAGCACTACCGGATCGACTGA
- a CDS encoding aldehyde dehydrogenase family protein, which produces MVLNVRVKCLYCRTKAVQRASTRPARSARSRRLAVTNVTTAIKKSVLLTARGWTGEAYSGGWFRGAGDQMPVIEKATLSQLAVVDQITTAQLDQVAERARDARKGWAADPQLRRSVLLRACEILEANRGEVVEWIVRESGSIPAKGNGEVTDSIAELANAADLATEEHGVILRKGGTELTSVAERVPYGTVGIITPWNVPLLLAMRSVAPALGLGNTVILKPDNQTAISGGILIARVLEEAGVPSGVFNVVPGAGTVIGEALILHPLVGLVSFTGSTMTGRRIASLAAPLLKKVALELGGKNPHVVLADADVDGAAASGAWGTFQHQGQVCMAIGRHIVDSEVVDRYTSNLVARAAILRQGDPFVDEVELGPLINERQAAHVEEIVEDARARGAVVVGGERHGAFMPPTVISGVVPGMRAYGEEIFGPVAVVIAAKSDEDAIRIANDTEYGLSASVHSADLLRANSVADRIRSGMVHINAQPINDNPWSPMGGLGASGSGGRFGGPANVEMFTTWRWRTTRTVPERGFFPEPKSQSGHVSLD; this is translated from the coding sequence ATGGTCCTGAATGTCAGGGTAAAGTGTCTCTATTGTAGGACTAAGGCAGTTCAACGAGCGTCGACTCGGCCCGCGCGGTCGGCGCGTTCAAGGAGGTTAGCAGTGACCAACGTGACAACGGCGATCAAGAAGTCTGTATTGCTCACCGCTCGGGGGTGGACAGGTGAGGCGTACTCGGGCGGCTGGTTCCGCGGTGCCGGAGACCAGATGCCGGTGATCGAGAAAGCCACCCTCTCTCAGCTCGCGGTAGTCGATCAGATCACGACTGCCCAGCTCGATCAGGTTGCTGAGCGCGCGAGGGATGCACGTAAGGGCTGGGCGGCTGACCCCCAGTTGCGCCGCAGTGTTCTCCTTCGAGCCTGCGAGATTCTCGAAGCCAACCGCGGGGAGGTCGTCGAATGGATTGTCCGTGAGTCGGGAAGCATCCCGGCGAAGGGCAACGGCGAGGTCACCGATTCGATTGCCGAGCTAGCAAACGCCGCCGACCTGGCGACGGAGGAACACGGCGTGATTCTGCGCAAGGGTGGCACGGAACTGACAAGTGTGGCCGAGCGAGTGCCTTATGGCACGGTGGGAATCATAACCCCGTGGAACGTGCCACTGTTGCTCGCGATGCGTTCCGTCGCGCCAGCCTTGGGGCTTGGCAACACGGTCATTCTCAAGCCCGACAATCAGACGGCGATCAGTGGGGGAATTCTGATCGCCAGAGTGCTCGAAGAGGCTGGGGTGCCGAGCGGGGTGTTCAATGTGGTGCCCGGCGCGGGTACGGTGATTGGCGAGGCGCTCATTCTGCATCCGCTGGTCGGACTCGTCAGCTTCACGGGTTCTACCATGACGGGTCGACGCATCGCGAGCTTGGCGGCTCCGCTCTTGAAGAAAGTCGCTCTCGAACTTGGCGGCAAGAATCCGCATGTGGTGCTCGCAGATGCAGATGTTGATGGTGCTGCGGCCTCAGGCGCCTGGGGAACGTTTCAGCATCAGGGACAAGTGTGTATGGCAATCGGCCGGCATATCGTCGATTCTGAGGTGGTCGATCGCTACACCTCGAATCTGGTTGCACGCGCCGCGATCTTGCGGCAAGGTGATCCCTTCGTCGACGAAGTCGAACTCGGCCCTCTCATCAACGAGCGTCAGGCCGCTCACGTCGAGGAAATCGTGGAAGACGCGCGTGCGCGCGGTGCCGTCGTCGTTGGTGGCGAGCGGCACGGGGCATTTATGCCGCCGACCGTCATCAGTGGCGTTGTTCCGGGAATGCGCGCGTACGGTGAGGAGATCTTCGGGCCGGTAGCCGTCGTGATTGCCGCAAAGAGCGACGAAGACGCGATCCGTATTGCGAATGACACAGAATACGGTTTGTCCGCGTCGGTACACAGTGCCGATCTGCTCCGGGCCAATTCTGTCGCAGACCGGATTCGCTCTGGGATGGTGCACATCAATGCTCAGCCCATCAACGACAACCCATGGTCTCCCATGGGGGGTCTTGGCGCATCCGGAAGCGGCGGAAGATTCGGGGGTCCAGCGAATGTTGAGATGTTCACGACGTGGCGATGGCGCACAACGCGCACGGTGCCCGAACGCGGTTTCTTCCCTGAACCGAAATCGCAATCGGGTCACGTGTCGCTCGATTGA
- a CDS encoding fumarylacetoacetate hydrolase family protein has product MPYLSYEMNGRAGVGQLIGNSVIPLEGFTELGKDTPLARLSSAKRLESSAFDLDEARIRPVVPNPPRIFCVGLNYASHVAETKRADSDYPVLFPKFAGSLIGARDSITLPPESSQVDYEGELAVVIGTGGRRISEESAAHHILGYSTANDVTMRDYQYKTHQWMQGKSWDNSTPIGPVLVTPPEVDVSSAGIRTTVNGVEVQNSDLSHLIFSIPRLIHIISEFTALLPGDIILTGTPGGVGYRREPQLFLFDGDVVTVEIDGVGSITNNCVAE; this is encoded by the coding sequence ATGCCATACCTGAGTTATGAAATGAACGGCCGCGCAGGTGTGGGGCAATTGATCGGGAACAGTGTGATTCCTCTCGAAGGCTTCACTGAACTCGGCAAAGACACACCATTGGCAAGATTGTCGTCTGCGAAGCGTCTGGAATCTTCCGCGTTCGATCTTGATGAAGCACGCATCCGCCCGGTTGTACCGAATCCGCCCCGCATCTTCTGTGTAGGACTCAATTACGCCTCCCATGTCGCCGAGACGAAACGGGCCGATTCTGACTATCCCGTTCTCTTTCCGAAGTTCGCGGGAAGCCTCATCGGCGCCAGAGATTCCATTACCCTCCCCCCGGAGTCAAGCCAGGTGGACTATGAAGGCGAACTCGCCGTTGTGATCGGCACAGGGGGTCGCAGAATAAGCGAGGAATCGGCCGCGCATCACATCTTGGGCTACTCGACAGCCAATGACGTGACAATGCGTGACTACCAGTACAAAACCCACCAGTGGATGCAAGGAAAGTCCTGGGACAACAGCACGCCGATTGGGCCGGTACTTGTCACGCCACCCGAGGTGGACGTTTCATCGGCGGGCATCCGTACGACCGTGAACGGGGTTGAAGTACAGAATTCAGACCTGAGCCATCTCATCTTCAGCATTCCTCGACTCATCCATATCATCTCGGAATTCACTGCGCTCTTACCGGGTGACATCATTCTCACAGGAACGCCTGGAGGCGTCGGATACAGACGAGAGCCGCAGCTGTTTCTTTTCGACGGCGATGTAGTGACCGTGGAGATCGACGGCGTCGGTAGCATCACCAACAACTGCGTGGCGGAGTAG
- a CDS encoding IS3 family transposase yields MTLVDPLATCHRDFVLGQKQLGLAFRFETVLAGLAVVRLSVSDPIPLAGCRFVRHAMAEAFNSLFKAELIRNRGPWKSIDDLEIAVAEYIDWFNHRRLHGELSHVPPIEKENAYYTQTPAPQLRERVN; encoded by the coding sequence ATGACTCTCGTCGATCCACTGGCCACGTGCCATCGAGACTTCGTTCTCGGCCAGAAACAGCTCGGCCTCGCGTTTCGTTTTGAAACCGTTCTTGCGGGTCTGGCTGTGGTCAGGCTTTCGGTATCTGACCCGATACCGCTTGCCGGCTGCCGATTCGTACGACATGCCATGGCCGAGGCATTCAACTCGCTATTCAAAGCCGAACTGATCCGTAACCGCGGCCCGTGGAAGAGCATCGACGACCTCGAAATCGCTGTCGCCGAGTACATCGACTGGTTCAACCACCGCCGCCTACACGGCGAGCTGAGCCACGTCCCACCCATCGAGAAAGAAAACGCCTACTACACACAAACCCCCGCCCCTCAACTGAGAGAACGGGTCAACTAA
- a CDS encoding VOC family protein, with amino-acid sequence MDKPQRIVLEEKDAAGTLRETSVSHIGFRVPDVAATEAFYSRILGLVRQADLPDGGVRLGWGFGHHVMDLLPGEQGLDHYGFEVRDQDGVAGITQRLSDAGYEVSQLDESFIDEAVGEPIGIHVLDPDGTAVHFHNAVRRQGENAADTGRRPIKFQHTTLGTTDLEPMINFFVNTVGFRLSDQLKDGRFAWLRSDHDHHTLAIVVVGKGGDIDHYSYDLAEWEDFKAWCDRLSESGVEVTWGPGRHGPGNNLFVFFDDPAGNHIELSAEMEKFWDDRVTYVPRRWTPAPTTVNLWGGQLPNWRKMSETN; translated from the coding sequence ATGGACAAACCACAAAGAATCGTTCTCGAAGAAAAGGACGCGGCGGGAACCCTTCGTGAAACCTCTGTTTCTCACATTGGATTTCGCGTACCCGACGTCGCCGCGACCGAGGCCTTTTACAGTCGCATCTTGGGTCTTGTGCGCCAGGCCGATCTGCCCGACGGGGGTGTGCGATTGGGCTGGGGATTCGGCCATCATGTGATGGACTTGCTGCCTGGCGAACAAGGGCTAGATCACTATGGATTCGAGGTCAGGGATCAAGACGGAGTTGCGGGAATAACGCAGCGGCTCTCTGACGCAGGATACGAGGTGTCACAGCTAGACGAGTCCTTCATCGACGAAGCCGTCGGTGAGCCGATCGGCATCCACGTACTCGATCCCGATGGCACTGCCGTTCATTTCCACAATGCCGTGCGGCGCCAGGGCGAGAACGCCGCTGACACAGGGCGGCGCCCCATCAAGTTTCAGCACACCACTCTGGGAACAACAGACCTGGAGCCCATGATCAACTTCTTCGTCAACACGGTGGGGTTCCGTCTCTCCGACCAATTGAAAGACGGGCGGTTTGCCTGGCTTCGGAGCGATCACGACCATCACACCCTCGCCATCGTCGTCGTCGGAAAAGGAGGCGACATCGATCATTACTCTTACGATCTCGCCGAATGGGAAGACTTCAAGGCCTGGTGTGACCGGCTATCCGAATCTGGCGTAGAGGTGACCTGGGGACCGGGCCGTCACGGGCCAGGGAACAACCTCTTCGTCTTCTTTGACGACCCGGCCGGCAATCACATCGAACTCTCTGCCGAGATGGAGAAGTTCTGGGACGACCGCGTGACGTATGTGCCACGCCGCTGGACACCGGCCCCGACAACAGTGAACCTCTGGGGCGGTCAGCTGCCGAACTGGCGCAAGATGAGCGAGACGAACTGA
- a CDS encoding IclR family transcriptional regulator, which produces MIEEAVNSGYRESNSTADRALTILNMFDDRRLVVSANEVASTLSVARSTAYRYLQSLVTSKFLEEAPGGGFRLGLRLLELAKLARRGYGLSDAALPLMQDLAERFHQTVLLTRRVGSSIVCVEREEADGQYVRLSYERGTTLPINAGASALILLAWSPEDEIRSLLSSQQLHKFTPNTVVDVGQLMERLEAIRAQGYSVTHGEVDPDMMGVAVPVFREDGVVVACLSFVVFENRLQGVTAEKLIAALLVSARQLGAVLELSS; this is translated from the coding sequence ATGATAGAGGAAGCGGTCAACAGCGGTTATCGTGAGAGCAACTCCACGGCGGACCGCGCGCTGACCATCCTGAATATGTTCGACGATCGTCGGTTGGTCGTCTCTGCCAACGAGGTCGCGTCGACATTGAGCGTCGCGCGGTCGACCGCGTATCGATATCTGCAATCGCTCGTCACCAGCAAGTTCTTGGAGGAGGCTCCTGGCGGAGGATTTCGACTCGGACTTCGACTGCTGGAGTTGGCGAAGCTCGCCCGAAGAGGATACGGACTGAGCGACGCAGCGTTACCGCTGATGCAAGACCTCGCAGAGCGATTCCATCAAACCGTCTTGCTCACTCGGCGAGTGGGTTCGAGCATCGTCTGCGTCGAACGGGAGGAGGCTGACGGGCAATACGTGCGGCTGTCTTACGAGCGCGGCACCACACTGCCGATCAACGCCGGCGCTTCAGCTCTCATTCTTCTCGCATGGTCGCCAGAAGACGAGATCCGATCCTTGCTCAGTAGTCAGCAGCTCCATAAATTCACTCCGAATACGGTTGTCGATGTCGGCCAGCTGATGGAACGACTGGAAGCCATTCGCGCGCAGGGATACAGCGTCACGCACGGCGAGGTAGATCCCGACATGATGGGCGTCGCGGTCCCCGTCTTTCGTGAGGATGGAGTTGTTGTGGCCTGCCTCAGTTTCGTCGTGTTCGAAAACCGACTCCAAGGCGTGACCGCCGAGAAGCTCATCGCGGCGCTGCTTGTGTCAGCCCGCCAGCTGGGCGCGGTGCTGGAGCTTTCCAGCTAA
- a CDS encoding benzaldehyde dehydrogenase encodes MGLLDGGNWNGKIFVDGWIDGGGGVRDVVEPATGAVLGSIGIADASDAARAAESASRAQKAWAATPPEERAAVLRRAGQLWEQHQDEIDSWLIREGGSIPPKAQLETHRAANDCYEAAGLPTHPHGLVLPTNGPRWSFARRRPSGVVTVIAPFNFPLILSIRSVAPALALGNSVLLKPDPRTAVSGGVSIMRIFEEAGLPPGVLQLLVGGADVGEAVVAAPEVSVVAFTGSTNAGRAVGALASRHLKRVHLELGGNNALVVLPGADLALAASAGAFGSFMHQGQICMTSGRHLVHESLHEQYVEILAEKAQHLPVGDPFAEQVALGPIIDSGQLNRIDAIVKETVAAGATLSAGGTYDGLFYRPTVLSGVETSMRAWTDEIFGPVAPVTAFSTIDEAIALASESEYGLSLGILGDVGLAMKVADGVPSGIVHINEQTVDDEPNIPFGGVGASGNGSRFGGADANIDAYTNTQWLTVRSEIAPYPF; translated from the coding sequence ATGGGCCTGCTCGATGGCGGCAACTGGAACGGCAAGATCTTCGTCGACGGTTGGATAGACGGCGGCGGCGGCGTCAGAGATGTCGTGGAACCGGCGACCGGCGCGGTACTCGGATCCATCGGCATCGCGGATGCATCCGACGCTGCGCGTGCAGCAGAGTCTGCCTCGCGCGCCCAAAAAGCCTGGGCTGCAACTCCACCGGAGGAACGTGCGGCCGTCCTCCGACGGGCGGGCCAGCTGTGGGAACAGCATCAGGATGAAATTGATTCCTGGCTTATCCGTGAAGGTGGCTCGATACCTCCGAAGGCGCAACTCGAGACGCATCGCGCTGCCAACGACTGCTACGAAGCCGCCGGTCTCCCTACCCACCCCCACGGTCTGGTTCTGCCGACGAACGGGCCGCGATGGAGTTTTGCTCGCCGTCGTCCGTCAGGCGTGGTGACCGTCATTGCTCCATTCAACTTTCCGCTGATTTTGTCCATCCGTTCCGTGGCCCCAGCGCTCGCCCTTGGCAATTCCGTTCTGCTGAAACCGGATCCTCGTACTGCAGTCAGTGGGGGAGTCTCGATCATGCGTATCTTCGAGGAGGCTGGCTTGCCTCCTGGAGTATTGCAACTGCTTGTCGGCGGTGCAGATGTGGGGGAGGCGGTTGTTGCCGCCCCCGAGGTGTCGGTGGTTGCCTTTACCGGATCCACCAACGCCGGGCGAGCCGTGGGCGCCCTTGCCTCTCGCCACCTCAAGCGGGTGCACCTTGAGCTCGGCGGGAATAACGCCCTCGTCGTACTGCCGGGTGCAGATCTCGCGCTTGCAGCCTCGGCGGGAGCATTTGGTTCTTTCATGCATCAGGGTCAAATCTGCATGACGTCGGGGCGACACCTGGTTCACGAAAGCCTCCATGAACAGTACGTAGAGATACTCGCAGAGAAGGCTCAGCACTTGCCCGTCGGTGACCCCTTCGCTGAACAAGTCGCACTCGGCCCCATTATCGACAGTGGCCAGCTCAACCGAATCGACGCAATCGTCAAAGAGACCGTAGCTGCGGGTGCCACTCTCTCTGCTGGTGGAACGTACGACGGCCTCTTTTACCGGCCCACTGTGCTCTCCGGCGTGGAGACTTCGATGCGTGCCTGGACGGATGAGATCTTTGGGCCCGTTGCTCCGGTCACGGCCTTCTCCACCATCGACGAGGCGATCGCCCTGGCGTCCGAAAGTGAATACGGCCTGTCGCTCGGAATTCTCGGCGACGTTGGTCTGGCCATGAAGGTGGCCGATGGCGTGCCCAGCGGTATCGTTCACATCAACGAGCAAACCGTCGACGACGAGCCAAACATTCCGTTCGGTGGAGTCGGAGCGTCTGGCAATGGCTCGCGATTCGGTGGCGCGGACGCCAATATCGATGCTTACACGAATACGCAATGGCTTACCGTCCGCTCAGAAATCGCTCCCTACCCGTTCTGA
- a CDS encoding PucR family transcriptional regulator: protein MRGLHSSADWASLLANSAAGAAERSRAVDILGPEMVAWAVETAVRVVADVTASVSELPTMVTGRERQGCEECILSTLIALFVNADPQHMLAPAGAIDNARAAVRQGVGVGAVLQTVWVSHTLVQDALLAVMQDELRAVEFVDAVREINARMFAYANVYIRDLSNAYDDEQRLWNGRIPALRRSVLDVIVAGDTPPPDAESILGIRLTGTHLIAFAWATPGSFVPDREAEMQRILSDIAAATNAHGSIAIGFDEVTVLWWRYSGDAPHHVDKIISAVPRPSWMRLALGPAGQGQAGVRTGYRCAQDLRALAGHSDVRRFWAFRDNGFSALLALNREAAQRFARIEIAPLLGPDPRLRELRETLRLYLKSGRSRAAAASRLNIAPNTVAARVRRASELLGHEIDDRSFELLVALESATLDDAS from the coding sequence ATGCGCGGTCTTCATTCATCAGCTGACTGGGCAAGCCTCCTTGCCAATTCTGCCGCAGGCGCAGCCGAACGCAGCAGGGCAGTCGACATTCTCGGACCCGAAATGGTCGCCTGGGCCGTTGAGACGGCGGTGCGAGTGGTCGCCGATGTGACTGCCTCGGTGTCTGAACTGCCGACCATGGTGACCGGTCGCGAACGTCAAGGCTGCGAAGAATGCATCCTCTCCACACTCATCGCGCTGTTTGTCAATGCAGATCCGCAACACATGCTTGCCCCCGCCGGTGCAATCGACAATGCCCGCGCGGCAGTTCGGCAAGGTGTCGGAGTCGGTGCGGTGCTGCAAACCGTGTGGGTGTCACACACTTTGGTTCAAGACGCCTTGCTCGCCGTCATGCAAGATGAACTCAGAGCCGTGGAGTTCGTAGACGCGGTGCGGGAGATCAATGCGCGCATGTTTGCGTACGCCAACGTCTACATCCGCGATCTGAGCAACGCCTACGACGACGAACAAAGGCTCTGGAATGGTCGCATTCCGGCCCTTCGGCGCTCGGTTCTCGATGTCATTGTCGCCGGAGACACTCCTCCACCAGACGCTGAATCCATTCTGGGCATTCGGCTCACTGGAACACACCTCATTGCGTTCGCCTGGGCGACGCCTGGCTCGTTTGTTCCAGATCGTGAAGCCGAGATGCAGCGAATACTTTCCGACATTGCCGCAGCAACGAACGCTCACGGTTCGATTGCGATCGGATTCGACGAAGTGACCGTTCTCTGGTGGCGATACTCAGGCGACGCTCCCCACCACGTCGACAAGATCATCTCCGCCGTACCTCGACCATCCTGGATGCGTCTGGCACTCGGACCGGCCGGTCAGGGACAGGCCGGAGTTCGCACTGGCTACCGATGCGCACAAGATCTGCGCGCCCTCGCTGGACACTCAGACGTTCGGCGCTTCTGGGCCTTCCGAGACAACGGTTTTTCTGCGCTTCTTGCGCTGAACCGAGAAGCAGCCCAGCGATTCGCACGGATCGAGATCGCACCACTACTCGGGCCGGACCCACGGCTGCGGGAGCTTCGAGAGACACTTCGGTTGTACCTCAAATCCGGCCGAAGTCGAGCTGCCGCAGCTTCACGACTCAATATCGCTCCGAACACCGTCGCCGCTCGCGTCCGGCGTGCATCCGAACTCCTCGGACACGAAATCGATGATCGCTCCTTCGAGTTGCTTGTCGCACTGGAGTCGGCCACCCTGGACGATGCGTCATAG
- a CDS encoding tyrosine-type recombinase/integrase translates to MAPLWAERAVGGIRPSEVQAWVTELNSRKNASVVLRAHGVLASILDSAVADRRMLANPARGVNLPRKTPKRRVYLAHEQVDRLAAECGQNETLVLFLAYTGLRWGEAIGMRVGSLDTLRRRVLVQVNAPRVGGRIVIGTPKGHEARSVPYPSFFAEPLARFCEGKSREQLVFGDGNTHLGTPSSRDGWYEYAIRRLQKDDPSFPRITLHDLRHTAASLAISAGANVKAVQRMLGHKSAAMTLDTYADLFDDDLDAVADALDQARSRSRNFNAAG, encoded by the coding sequence GTGGCGCCGCTTTGGGCCGAGCGAGCGGTCGGCGGAATCAGGCCCAGCGAGGTGCAGGCGTGGGTAACAGAGCTGAATAGCCGCAAGAACGCCTCGGTTGTGCTGCGCGCCCACGGTGTGCTCGCATCCATTCTTGACTCCGCAGTTGCCGACAGACGGATGCTCGCCAATCCAGCCCGAGGGGTGAACCTCCCCCGAAAGACGCCGAAACGTCGCGTCTACCTCGCGCACGAGCAGGTAGACCGACTGGCTGCAGAGTGCGGCCAGAACGAAACGCTCGTGCTCTTCCTCGCTTACACCGGTCTGCGGTGGGGCGAGGCAATCGGGATGCGAGTCGGCTCGCTCGACACACTGCGTCGCCGGGTTCTCGTTCAGGTGAACGCGCCACGAGTCGGCGGCCGAATTGTCATCGGTACTCCGAAAGGGCACGAAGCTCGAAGCGTGCCCTATCCCTCATTTTTCGCCGAGCCGCTGGCGCGGTTTTGCGAAGGAAAGTCCCGCGAGCAGCTCGTGTTCGGTGACGGCAACACGCATCTCGGAACTCCATCATCCCGAGACGGCTGGTACGAGTACGCGATTCGCCGGCTGCAGAAGGACGATCCGTCGTTCCCTCGCATCACGCTGCACGACCTCAGACACACTGCCGCCAGCCTGGCGATCAGTGCAGGAGCCAACGTGAAGGCCGTGCAACGGATGCTCGGGCACAAGTCAGCCGCCATGACCCTCGACACCTACGCAGACCTTTTCGACGACGACCTCGACGCGGTTGCCGATGCCCTCGACCAGGCTCGGTCTCGGTCGAGGAATTTCAACGCCGCAGGATGA
- a CDS encoding IS481 family transposase yields the protein MSHVNARLTVRGRVLLVERVLSGRPAAHVAKELGISRQCAYRWVRRYRAEGLPGLVDRSSRPHHTPTRTSPDREEAVLDARARLRCGPARIAAETTVAARTVSRILARHEIPPLADCDPVSGQPIRATRATANRYERERPGELVHVDVKKLGRIPNGGGWRADPAQTSRNHKTSRGRVGYDYVHAVIDDHTRLAYAEICADEKGATAAGVLLRAAEFFASCGIPRIERVISDNAFAYRHSTAFKAAVAQLGAVQRFIKPHCPWTNGKVERLNRTLATEWAYARPFTSNTERARALAPWLNYYNTERIHTGIGTTPINRVTPT from the coding sequence ATGTCCCACGTTAATGCCCGACTCACTGTTCGCGGCAGGGTTCTGCTCGTAGAACGCGTTCTCTCAGGCCGTCCTGCGGCCCACGTTGCGAAGGAACTCGGCATCTCGAGGCAGTGCGCGTACCGGTGGGTGCGCCGCTACCGCGCCGAGGGCCTTCCCGGTTTGGTCGACAGGTCCAGTCGGCCACACCACACACCGACTCGCACGAGTCCTGACCGAGAGGAAGCCGTCCTCGACGCTCGTGCCCGGCTGCGGTGCGGGCCCGCACGGATCGCAGCCGAAACCACCGTTGCCGCTCGGACCGTGTCACGGATCCTTGCCCGTCACGAGATACCCCCGCTCGCGGACTGCGACCCCGTCTCCGGGCAGCCCATCCGAGCCACCCGGGCGACAGCGAACCGGTACGAACGAGAACGCCCCGGCGAGCTTGTGCATGTCGATGTGAAAAAGCTTGGCCGGATCCCTAACGGCGGCGGATGGCGGGCCGATCCTGCTCAAACGTCTCGGAACCACAAGACCAGCCGCGGCCGGGTTGGCTACGACTACGTGCACGCTGTGATCGATGACCACACCCGGCTCGCGTACGCCGAAATCTGTGCCGACGAGAAGGGCGCTACCGCTGCCGGGGTGCTCCTGCGCGCTGCGGAGTTCTTCGCCAGCTGCGGCATCCCACGAATCGAACGCGTGATCAGCGACAACGCTTTCGCGTACCGGCACTCGACTGCGTTCAAGGCGGCAGTCGCCCAGCTCGGCGCAGTGCAACGCTTCATCAAACCGCACTGCCCCTGGACCAATGGGAAAGTCGAACGCCTGAACCGCACCCTCGCCACCGAATGGGCGTACGCCCGCCCGTTCACCAGCAACACCGAACGTGCGCGCGCCCTTGCGCCCTGGCTGAACTACTACAACACTGAACGCATCCACACCGGCATCGGAACCACACCCATCAACCGCGTGACACCAACCTGA
- a CDS encoding DUF3237 domain-containing protein yields MTQFAPADRATDVRDGGTAYAFTLDVHLAPPLEVGAVPGGHRRIIPITGGTFSGPMLSGEIMPGGADWNLVRPDGIVHLWARYTLKTDHDEYVMITNEGWGTQDDATMQRIFSGTFNETDSWYCRTQPRFETGSARIEFLQRSVFVGSLRPPTRPDRVMVDIHKLL; encoded by the coding sequence ATGACGCAATTCGCACCCGCTGATCGGGCTACAGACGTGAGAGACGGAGGAACCGCCTACGCGTTCACGCTCGATGTGCATCTGGCTCCTCCGCTCGAGGTTGGTGCCGTACCCGGTGGGCATCGGCGCATCATCCCGATCACCGGTGGCACCTTCTCCGGGCCGATGCTTTCTGGCGAAATCATGCCTGGAGGAGCCGACTGGAATCTCGTGCGCCCGGATGGCATCGTTCACCTTTGGGCTCGATACACCTTGAAAACAGATCATGACGAGTACGTCATGATCACGAACGAGGGCTGGGGAACCCAAGACGACGCGACAATGCAACGGATTTTCTCCGGCACGTTCAACGAAACTGATTCGTGGTATTGCCGAACTCAGCCGCGTTTCGAAACGGGTTCGGCACGGATTGAGTTCCTCCAGCGCTCGGTCTTCGTCGGCTCGCTGCGCCCGCCCACCCGCCCCGACCGCGTCATGGTCGACATCCATAAGCTTCTTTGA